In Acidimicrobiales bacterium, the following are encoded in one genomic region:
- a CDS encoding pyridoxamine 5'-phosphate oxidase family protein, with protein sequence MPVHEAWLEELPPDECDVLLRAGSVGRVAFVVGDFPVIVPVNYQVVSTTQGERLALRTREGGLIDEAPISVAFEIDGIDPLRRQGWSVLVRGALRHASPEEVLQPPGLEPWVDGRREVIVLIEPYKVTGRRLHAASSGWPFHLRAYL encoded by the coding sequence ATGCCGGTGCACGAAGCGTGGCTCGAGGAGCTCCCCCCGGACGAGTGCGACGTGCTGCTGCGAGCCGGAAGCGTCGGGCGCGTCGCGTTCGTGGTCGGCGACTTCCCGGTGATCGTGCCAGTGAACTACCAGGTCGTGTCGACGACGCAGGGCGAGCGTCTGGCGCTGCGGACCCGCGAGGGCGGCCTGATCGACGAGGCGCCGATCTCCGTCGCCTTCGAGATCGACGGGATCGACCCCCTGCGACGACAGGGCTGGTCCGTCCTCGTGCGCGGCGCCCTGCGGCACGCCTCGCCCGAGGAGGTCTTGCAGCCGCCCGGGCTCGAGCCGTGGGTCGACGGCCGGCGGGAGGTGATCGTGCTGATCGAGCCCTACAAGGTGACGGGCCGACGTCTCCACGCCGCGTCCAGCGGCTGGCCGTTCCACCTGCGCGCCTACCTGTGA
- a CDS encoding ABC transporter ATP-binding protein → MGPGIYRMHLRALTRDESVKHQRVAPGTWRRVLRFAAPYRRLLALFLVLIVADAVVGVANPLLYRMIINRGILRRDVGLVVGVAAVVAGLALLDAAFGVAQRYLSARIGEGLIFDLRSQVFAHLQKMPLAFFTRAQTGALVSRLNNDVLGAQQAFTDTFSNVIGNFVGVALVVAAMLVLSWPITLAALALLPLFILPARLVGRRLQKITREAYGLNAEMTSMMTERFNVAGALLVKLFGRPGRERADFDRRAGRVRDIGVVQAMYGRLFFAALMLTASLATALVYGWGGTLAIRGALNVGTVVALVAYLNRLYGPLTQLSNVQVDVMTALVSFERVFEVLDLEPMIAERPGARELAPGPVRLELRHVDFAYPGAQEVSLASLESVAVLERSPRTPVLHDVSFTVEPGSMVALVGPTGAGKTTIGYLVARLYEVDRGAVLLNGVDVRDLTLSSVRRAVGLVTQDAHLLHDTIRANLLYAKPDATEEELRDALRAAQVLELVDSLPDGLDTLVGDRGYRLSGGEKQRVAIARLLLKSPAVVVLDEATAHLDSESEVAVQHALDAALAGRTSLVIAHRLSTVRGADEILVLDAGRIVERGRHDELLALGGLYADLYRTQFAEPPAVPVRP, encoded by the coding sequence GTGGGCCCAGGAATCTACCGCATGCACCTGCGGGCGCTGACCCGCGACGAGTCCGTGAAGCACCAGCGCGTCGCGCCGGGGACCTGGCGGCGCGTACTCCGCTTCGCCGCGCCCTACCGACGCCTGCTCGCGCTCTTCCTCGTACTCATCGTGGCCGATGCCGTCGTGGGGGTGGCGAACCCCCTCCTGTACCGGATGATCATCAATCGCGGCATCCTGCGGCGCGACGTCGGCCTCGTCGTCGGGGTGGCTGCGGTCGTGGCCGGGCTCGCCCTCCTCGACGCGGCGTTCGGCGTCGCGCAGCGCTACCTGTCGGCGCGCATCGGCGAGGGACTCATCTTCGACCTGCGCTCCCAGGTCTTCGCGCACCTCCAGAAGATGCCGCTCGCCTTCTTCACCCGGGCGCAGACCGGCGCGCTCGTCTCCCGGCTCAACAACGACGTGCTCGGCGCGCAGCAGGCGTTCACGGACACCTTCTCGAACGTGATCGGGAACTTCGTCGGCGTCGCGCTCGTCGTCGCTGCCATGCTCGTGCTCTCGTGGCCGATCACGCTCGCCGCGCTGGCGCTGCTCCCGCTGTTCATCCTCCCGGCTCGCCTCGTGGGACGGCGCCTGCAGAAGATCACCCGCGAGGCCTACGGGCTCAACGCCGAGATGACCTCGATGATGACCGAGCGCTTCAACGTCGCGGGCGCGCTGCTCGTCAAGCTCTTCGGCCGGCCCGGGCGCGAGCGCGCGGACTTCGACCGTCGCGCCGGGCGCGTGCGCGACATCGGCGTCGTGCAGGCGATGTACGGGCGGCTCTTCTTCGCCGCCCTGATGCTCACCGCCTCGCTCGCCACCGCCCTCGTCTACGGCTGGGGCGGCACGCTCGCCATCCGGGGCGCGCTGAACGTCGGCACGGTCGTCGCCCTGGTCGCCTACCTGAACCGCCTCTACGGGCCGCTCACCCAGCTCTCGAACGTACAGGTCGACGTGATGACGGCGCTCGTCTCCTTCGAGCGCGTCTTCGAGGTGCTCGACCTCGAGCCGATGATCGCCGAGCGCCCGGGGGCGCGCGAGCTCGCGCCCGGGCCGGTCCGGCTCGAGCTTCGACACGTCGACTTCGCCTACCCGGGGGCCCAGGAGGTCTCGCTCGCCTCGCTCGAGTCGGTCGCCGTCCTCGAGCGCTCGCCGCGCACCCCGGTCCTCCACGACGTCTCCTTCACCGTCGAGCCCGGCTCGATGGTCGCCCTCGTCGGGCCGACCGGTGCGGGCAAGACGACGATCGGCTACCTCGTCGCTCGCCTGTACGAGGTGGACCGGGGAGCGGTCCTCCTGAACGGGGTGGACGTGCGCGACCTCACGCTCTCCTCGGTGCGTCGCGCCGTCGGCCTCGTCACCCAGGACGCCCACCTCCTCCACGACACGATCCGGGCGAACCTGCTCTACGCCAAGCCGGACGCGACCGAGGAGGAGCTGCGCGACGCGCTGCGCGCCGCCCAGGTGCTCGAGCTCGTGGACTCGCTGCCCGACGGGCTCGACACCTTGGTCGGCGACCGCGGCTACCGGCTCTCGGGCGGGGAGAAGCAGCGCGTCGCGATCGCCCGGCTGCTGCTCAAGTCACCCGCCGTCGTCGTGCTCGACGAGGCGACGGCACACCTCGACTCCGAGTCCGAGGTCGCCGTCCAGCACGCGCTCGACGCGGCCCTCGCCGGCCGCACCTCGCTCGTCATCGCGCACCGCCTCTCGACGGTGCGCGGCGCCGACGAGATCCTCGTCCTCGACGCCGGGCGCATCGTCGAGCGAGGTCGCCACGACGAGCTCCTCGCGCTCGGTGGCCTGTACGCAGACCTGTACCGGACGCAGTTCGCCGAGCCGCCCGCCGTGCCGGTGCGACCGTGA